The Branchiostoma lanceolatum isolate klBraLanc5 chromosome 5, klBraLanc5.hap2, whole genome shotgun sequence region GTCTGCTTACCCGTCATGCACACTACtgtactggaaagggttgcagtccttaggacggggcATTAAGCCGCGGTGCACTGtttattgtgcttgtcgaaatgTGCTAGGAGAATGTCCctagtacaatgaacctgtaaattcaGTATATATctcctgtcttctctgtcacgagcAGTataagaatagctcttcagtgagctctTCGAGGTCACTTTCATTTTTCACTTTCATTGTAGAAAGAAGGTGGTGACCAACTACACCCTCTACGGCCATCGTCAGGTCCGGCCCACAGAGTGCCCTGGAAACGATTTTTTTAAGCTGGTCACCCAATGGGACCACTGGGTAAGAGATCTCCAGAGAAACCAACGGTGACTTTGACTTGAAACGACGAAACGACAAAAGAAACGTCTGTCGACGgctttcttgttgttttttcttcttcttttttttctgttgattcTAGGAGATGTGACGATATCTTCTCTCTCTTATCAAATGCAGAAACCAAGAAACTACACCACTGAGTAGCCTGCTATCACCAAGAATGCTGACCGCTACATTTCCTTCGGAattattgtcattttcatattgTCATTTTCAGCCGACTTAAGAAAACTATTTTTCATCATGTAGATGCAACGATTTATCTTGTTTTTAGGATTTGCGACAGATGACTTAAGGTTACCAAGAAAATCCTTGCCCTGTACGATATAAAATAATCAATAATGCATCACAGTCTGCCACCTAGacacgcacatacatgtacatgtactaataccCTCGTCCATTTCCATTACAAAGatcttttctgtttttgtgatttttgttgatATATTGTTCAATTAATCTATTAAGGATATTCTGAGatgttttgaatgtacaaaCATTAGTACTCATTTGTCTTAtgatcataaattatgcaaaatgagtTAAAATCACAGTTGACACTAAGATActatatatttttcttaaaaagTCAGTATCTTACTTTTCTACGCAAAAATAACTTGTTGCTATAATGGCAACGATAACACATCTCTATTATTGGACAGGAGTTTCTTTCAATTTACGTAATGcataatgcaaattcatcaGGGTTCCACGTATTTACATGAGCCagtagtattgccctgatgaagatgacagatagtcatcgaaacgttggctcttctaaatacttggttgtgcatgaataaaagaacttgcAAGAGATGTCAAAGAATATGTGTATTAGTTAGCTAATTTTAATGCCGTAATGTTATGTAGCCTGTAGGCAATTCTATGTAGTCTGTCTGATGTATTTTCTGTGTATCATcatactccaggaagagtagcttcATACTATGTATGAAGCTAATGGagcaaataaagtatccaagtatccaactTTACTATTcaatagattctttattcaTCGTTGTTCTTCCTGTTTAACTTTAGATTTGACTTTATCATTTTACTTGATTAGTATACTTAAATTACTTTTCCGAtatgcaatttacagcatatagtTTCTAATTACCTTCGACGAGAAGGCAATATTttcggttacaccagctgtgggctgggtctgtatgtatgtatgtcaagagcataactcgagaaacctttgatggatcttcatgatatttggtaggtaagtggaggttgtgggaacgaaggtcaagtttgaaaatggttcacctggcgtttttctacagtactgcagtggactttgcatgtctgtgtttttgtatgtaggcaacaGAAATGACGgaaatgttgatggatcttcatgattttggtaggtcagtagcggttgtgggaacgtaGGTCAAGGTCGGAAATGGTACACTTGGCATTTTCCGTTTgtactcgagaagctgttgatggttctgtatgatatttagtggatgggtaggttTCTTGAAGGGAGAGGCaaagttcgataatgggtctcctagcgggtacctaaggtgctgcagcggagcttcaaagtttgaggtcaaattttttgcaagtgctacggtcatggtttttgtgtggtagatagctcatgccatggaaagtaagttgtgtacgtttgggctccctggcggcttgtttggaactacagtgggtgtttttgctttgaccttcggacatgaataacttgagaaggggtcgacagatcgtcgtgatgtttggtgtgtagatagctcagatggtgcattacataatcaaatactaattatgcaaatcaggagctagcTTGCATAAtcagtaaggaaagtttataaatccactgcatttcataataggattctcaaacatgtgacatatgtagctgaaaaagagagaggtatcgatataTATCAATATTGCGAATAgctatctaatttgcatacttgattAGAACATACTAAAATACCATagttgtaaatgatgggaatttcattctcgCGGCATTAGGAAggtaagtaaaggtgaacattacCAGACATAAATCATCCATATCGGGGCCTCATTAACATGTCCATCAACATGTATTCTATTCATTAAGATgtattctattcatattcagttactgtaccatttcatcatcattttcaacttacaacactgcaatatcaaactttTGGTGGCTAATTCGCATTGATAATGTCGTGAATAAACAAAACCGCACGTCCATTGTGCCTTTTGGTTTTAGTCATGTCTGTCCTGTTCAGACGAGTGTAAAAAATTAAACAGCAGGCATTCCTCTTATCTATCCACTTTCTTTCTggtagtctctatcagactaactacgctggctataagGAAAGCAACTATTTGCAAGGGGAGTTTGACCACCATATGTTTGGCCGGCCGCGAAGGAGgaggaaatgttaacctttttgCGGACTGATTCGCCTGTCCTATCATTTTACTTTTGCCGAATTAAACGATCAGTACCTCTTAGGAAAAGTCTTGCAGATGTTTTATAGAAAAGGCACAAAAATCTAAACCCTATACCTTATTGATATGTATTTCTCTCATGTGTATCTGTGGAAAGTTTCGCCGAACAAACTGAGGTCACAAATAATCCGTGGCTCGGGTGCGGTGCTCGGCTATCTCCGTGGCCCGACCATACTGGATTTTCCAGCCGAGCGCCGTCGGAAACATTGCCGGAAGGCGGATTTCAGTTGAGTCGGCGATCGCCCGAATTTTTGTGTGTTCCGTAGCGTAAATGCGACGTTCAAGTACGATTTTAGTGGAACTACCCGACGATCCAAAATATAACTCAACAGTGATACAAGGGAGAAAAACTTTATGTTGTGTCTTTGGGAAGAAGCGAATTCAACTCATATTTCCTTATTTAATATGTAAAATCACACCTTGTTCTTCACTGCGAGTTCAAGACCTCAATGTAGCGCTTCTATACGTCCCTTTCGTAGCACTTAAAAAAAAGGTCACTTTTAAACGCTATCAACCAGGTTGAAAATTGTTGATTACTTTTGAGTTTCTTTAAAAAGTAACCAATCATTAAGCGCACGgcaaaaaaaaatcgaaaatcAAGGCACTCGTATGCACAGAAGAAGCTACCtgtcttggtgctgaacactatctaaATAGACATAGCAATCCCACAAatatgcacaaacacacacacacacacacacacacacaatcacacacacacacactcactcactcacacacacacacacacacacacacacacacagaatatCACAGTGACAGCCAATTGGCTGAATCGTTGCCGGGCATTGCAAAGTTTTCAGATCTTATCAAAATACACAGTAAATTAGCAGTTAAAATAGTAAATGTAAATTGAAATATTAGATATATAAAATCAGACATATTCCACTACCGGCCGGATGTAGCAGGTGTAAACCATGACCGTCATCAGCAGGAACGCGGAAGTGTTGAGTTTGCGAAGTAGTAAGTATAAGCGTTGATTTGACTTTTTCCAGATGGAGTCAATGTGGGTATCCCATTTCAAGTCCGCTTGGAGGTGTAGTTCCAAGACCTTCATAACCTTCACGTGTTGGAGCTCGATGTTATTGATAGTGAGTGGTGGGGGTATGAACAATGTCTTGGAAAAgttattttcttatttcaagtCCATAGTAATATTTTAATTTTTGGGTGGAATTGATTTATATTGTATTGCTATTTTAGCGTTATATTTTAAAGTAAGTAAAGCGTACTTCAGCCACAaggttcattcattcatttatccattcattcattcattcagctCTCATTGAGACTTATTACAGGTTTTGTGCTAGACTGGACCCTATTTCCATCTGTCAGGACATTATGAATAtaatgtatctttgttaaaCAACTGCAACGGGGGTGATAAGGTCACTGATAAAGTATAACTTGGTGTATAACATCACGTGAATGACGTCATTATTACGTCATACCCGTTTATGTTATACCCGTGATACTTTATAATGCCGGGACATGGGGACTCACCGAGCAGCTTGCGTATAAGATTGACTCATGGCACCGGAAACAACTGATACGTCTAACAGGTCACATCTACCCCAACTGCATCAGCAACGTCAAGTTGTACAACAAGGGTAGAACATTACCATTACAAAACGAAGTCCACCGTCGCAGATGGTTTCTCTTTGGTCACATTCTCCTTACGCCAAAAGACTCTCCGCCACAGAAAGCTCTAAACATTGCCTTCAGCAAAAAACTCACACCCAGACAAGGGAGGCCCCGCGAGGGGCTCCTAAGCAGCCTTATAGACGATTGCAAATTGTATATGAATATGAACATTAGAACAGAAACCCACGTACTGAAATATCTCCGGAAACGAGCTGGCAACAAACAAGATTGGGCAAAGATGTACACTGATTTGGTCAAATTGTAATCTTCTCATAGATGTATCGATTTGACTGAGAAcagtcattattattattattattattattattattattattattattattattattattattattattattattattattattattattattattattattattattattattattattattattattattattatcattattattattattatcattattattattatcattattattattattgttgttattattattattgttattattacgTCATATTACATTATCATGACACCAGAGTTAATTTTAATGGTACAACACTCTTTTTAATCATTTGCATAGGATAgttttgatatgtacatgtatttagaatattgttatagctcctTATGCTTTCCATTGTAATGTGAAAAACCAGTCATATatatcttgtctttgtcagcagggctagccctttgtaatagccacaggctagttgggcagccctgactgtgtgtcctgaacagccagaCCAATAAATAAACCACTCTAAGATAAGGTGGTCATGCGATAAGCAGTTTAGGTATGTGTGTCAATGTGAAAACCGCTCTGTTTTTGCTTGAGTTTGTGAGCTTTTATTGCCGACATTATGTTACAAATTAAGATGTGGCCGTGCCACTTCGCTCGTGCTGTTACCGCCGGTCGGGATATACGGCGATCTGATTGGTCCTCGCCCAAATGCAGGTAACACCAATTCGAgaacacgggggggggggggctcaaaCGTCAAACACCTATCATATCGTCATGGCGCTAATCAAACACCAATATAACATGGGTTTAACTTCTACGTTAAAAACTATATTCCTTGGCTTTGTTTACTTAGAATATCAATGTAAAATAGTTACAGAaattctgtttctttctttctatggCTGGTCTTCGTCATTGTTAATGCTTGGTCCAACTGTTATCTCTATATTTTCGCGGCCTTAAGCTGAATAGCAAGAAGCTTAAAATTGGTGGGCCCATTATTCGGGAATCGCAAGGGTCTAAATCTGCTGCCATTCTGCGCTAATTCAGATGACCTAACGGGGACTGCCCTAACtcatgacgcgccctaacacgtgacggattttttagtgatgtTTTTAtacataagtacgccgtgtttgtgtccactgactatgctcataaggaaggtaaataaaccaagttcatgcacataattgttatttgcattcaaaacatatctgtacatatctatttcttgttttgtcgagaatagtattttgacaataatgatggcaacgctgagtagagggtcactgcgtagctagacggcccggcacctaaatatacgacctgtgccaagcagatacacaactatcatacacatcagaaatataacttcataaaacacacaaaaattgggtctttaagtgtttgttgagaagaaacccgaccaaagaaaacaacgtaaacgtCGCCGCCGTCTGGCCGTGTCGTTTTCCCtccattttttggggccgcgatggtggcggacggcaattcaacgcacagctttgtaacgctctaacatgtgattggtaccgtctatgaaaaggaaactgaatacagagatggcgaagatatttcccaataagtagacggagtattgttgatgtaagcggtgtcgttttttcgtaatgattttgtaagtcgggtcgcatgccagacgtacgtcgggccgcgcgcacagtgcgaggtagcctatttcccgtgaaaacatgagccgGGATGCGctggatatagcccttctcacatgacgtgagaagtgcacacagtcaaaattttccggtcaaaagaaagctagaatatagcagacttcaatccgtatttacatttcccaaacttcatcaccaacttccgaagagagcaaaattaccaaagcgtaataagttaggcacactatctggcgtagcactaaatcagaaggtacattcgtgaaaaacgtctcacagcgttttccgCTTCtagtgaagggcccatgaacagtatgaatacatttcttgtccaagtatgttctttagatgaatgtattcaaaattcattcattaaaacatgaccattctctggcaaccagcaattgagcgccgtgagttcgagcgcgtaaaaaaacgtcacatgtttgggcgactcccgttacatatcatagaaatctgtcgttcatttgttccgttattctccttagaagattttcacaataacgcccctgcagttccagagcaagctgctagggggcccaaatctacattacttttttattacatcacaagctatcagccatccaaaaatcaagaccacagcacgtccaggtcaaaagatgcaaaaacagaagttctgccgcagtaccaaggtcacataccagggggcccaaaatcgacctcgaACTTCGACTTCACatcacctgcccacataccaagtatcatcgtaatctatcaagaggttcttgagttatgctgactacaggagtgcggaaacacaaacagacagacagacagacaaacagactaacaaacaaacaaacagacaaacacacaggcacacacacagacacacccaaaactaaatctccatttttcatggagataataatatcTCAACCTTCAACCTTCTCCCGTTCAGGAGAAAGCTCTTGAGGCACGCCGCCTTATCCTGCCTGGTCCGCATCACGCTACTGTGCGGCGGGTCCAAGTGCAGCGCTTACGTTGTGGGGGATGAAACATCTGATGTCACGTTAAAAGTTTCCCCAATGACAAAACAGAACTCAGAACTAACGTCAACGTCAAGACATGCAAATGCATTTGCACCAGAACAGAAACGAAACACGGCGTTAGGACATAATGCACTCCAAAAGCGTTAAACCCAGTCCCAAATGAACAGAAAACAACGCCCAAAATTTATTGTTTCCCTCTTATGAGGGAACCACCTAGAAAAGAAGAAACAGACATAGCCAAAaccctagccgtggcgactaacgaagggagaataagtgtggcaattaaaaattattgccatagcgaaggtgtctggattgatcttacttcactgtaaggaaagtaccaacgtagcactctagatcttagttctgccataatattgtgcaaaacgcacttagaaatcagaaaggcatctgccaagcagatatagaaaggcatcATGTAACTCGATgagttcctagcatatgtggaaaggccagagtacactcccgttgtagtgtcttttttctctggcattgttggatagtGTGAgagtgagaaactaggccggaagtttagaacATCgttttgctggggctcctatgatcgttttggttgttattctagctctgtaggatgtgttttcgaggagctactgttgtttttccgacaccgcacgcctccccgtaaggcgttcactgtgtagactgcccaagcggtaacccaagttatttatcgttccgtttaaaactttcTTTATATGtttggatctcctcaagttttggttttcacagaggttttttggtgggaggcatggtgttcagcacgttcttgtgataatagatcaactgggatgtgcaaacccttttcaaagctagaatactagattcggtgaactccctgacacactccggacagtacgaaatcggacaccacgtaaaagtaggtcatctgtcatcgacagctgattgcctggatgccagacgtgctaatgaggtatcaagtgacaggagggcatccacagagtttgccggacggattcctgacattcctgtggaattctgggaattcttacaaatcgggcgtaaagtatactattaagcttgcccctaaggcttcgctaaaaactcccttcgttagtcgccacggctaccaaAACCCGGTCAGTGTCCACGCCATGCGCCCAGCCTATACAAATAATATTTgtagtctgttgttttgattcctgagataatgacaccttctttttcttcacttccccatagggctacatgcattactggtatttattgtaactgtttagtctccccatGACAGGTGACACCTTGTATTGTAACACAGTGTCTGTGACCCCTCACCCTTGACCTATATGACCTATATCTTACACCGGAAGCCGTTTGAAGGCACACCTGCATGATAACCTCAGCCGTCATTCTGCCGACTGTGGAACAACATAACTTGGCTACAAGGGAATTGACTACAAAATCAGTTCTTGCTGATTAGGAGGAATGAAACTATAACCAGAAGGAAATGATTATGTCTTCAGGTGTGCGCTGAGACACCGACAGGATTCtcaagcagacgttgggagtTCAGTCCGTGTCCGTTCATAGGTGAGGTAGGTGCTTCGATTGCTGCCTGCTTGGTACTGTCGGAGTTTTCGGgaatttgtatgtattgtgaGTTAATGCAGAAGAATGGAGAATGGATCGGGGATAAAAGTAGCGTCGCTGCATGTTCAGGTGTGATCtacatgcgaacttaaaatgtACTAAGCAATTTGCTTATTATCCAAGAGGACATATACAGCTATTATATATACTTGAGTGAAGTATATGTAATTTGAACATCACCAGGCATATAGGTTGCATAAATTCGGACGTTACTGCGTAATCAACGAGGAAATGACTGccagtctactgaaaccagcccaggggcgcacccggggaagttATACTcccaaatttcaaacaatcagCGTTAGAACAAATACATAccaatattcatacttcccctgCACCACTGAccccccagtggaatgccctgtcTGGCACGGTAGTGACGGTTCTAATGACggttcccaccgttgagtcggaCCGTAACAGGCTGGATGCCTGCCCggcttagcctgggacctccggCATTCAAAAGAGCTCACTGAAAGCACATTGTCTATCGCcgaacattatttccgtacatGAACTTTAAAAGAAAAAGGTATAatacgaagtgctacagcttaGAACTTAGTCAGGGGTCGTGTAGATGTTTATAACCTTTTCAGTTgtagttctgctctacataTACAGGATTAAAAGTAATCCGCTGCCAAAACATGTGCTGCAAAGTAAGGGAAGTCGCACGAAAAGTTCCTTTTTGTATTGCCGATATTAACATTGAACCAGTCATCGACGACACACAAAGGGTGTGAAAGATTCATTCTTGCCCCTCGCGTGCCAGTAGATCGGCGTTAATTGGCTACTCagttgcatttgaaacaacCGGCTGTGGGCGTTGACCTCGCCTGAAATTTAAGAGTTCCCCCTTCCGAagttgcccctcgcggggtcatctgctGGTACTCAAGATGAAATGATATATCAGCTTTCTGCCAACATGAAAATGACTGGTACACTTGCGATATGTGCACTATTAAAGTCCATtacattcgagtacgcatgtgcagtttcaaagatgaaggcccctaaagacgtaaacaaaaaccgtctgggcattgttatgcaaatgctATTTTTGGAGCTGCTTAGTTAATTATTTAACACTTTGGAAAATATCTTTTAACTCTTTTCCtatgtttgttgttgtatttgtttttattacTGCTGTATGGTAATGACAAAAATTTACTCTCAACAAATGCTCTGTCTTCTTCTATTCCGACGTAAACCGACATCTCAGTATCCAGATATTGTCTTGTTGGAGGATTATGTACTACCGATTGGCAGTCCTGTACTTCATCACCTACGTCATAGTACTTCCGCTCCTGTGCAGTGAACTGCGCTACTCTATGTACTTCCGTTATGACGTCACTACATCCAGGATGAAACATCTTGATCGAGCTATAGGTGAATCTGCCAATCTTCTTTGTTGTCATACTTTAACAACCAACGAAAATCCAAATCGATTCTTTTTCAAATCAGAGGCACATATTGCCGCCAAACTGAAACTATTCTCCAGAACAACTCATAGAAATATGTTagccattctatctgacgttcaAGAGCCGACCAGCACGGTGCGTTCAGCTAGTCCGGTCCACTGGACCAAGAACAAAGCCAATCTGTATTTAAAAATCTATATATGGCAAGAAATTGGACATGGTAGAACAAGGTGCATTTCAAAACCTACCAAAAAACCTACCATAGAGTGATATTGCACCCAGGGGAATTCAAAGGGTTTTGCAACAGACTATGAGCCCAACAATACAAATACTTATTCAACAGGCCTCTATCCCAAGACATACCGATGTACAAATCATGGCTAATGTGGCAATCCCCTTACCTAATTGAGTCTTATTCTCATGCTTGTTGGAAAAGTGTCCCTGTGTTGCAAACATAACCTTACAAAACGGCTCATTTAGCTGTACTTAACCAAGTGGTTAGATATGTACAATAACGGTCTTCTATTATTATCTACGACACATACCGATCTGGTAATTGAATGTTAATGACTGGGTAGGTTAGATGGAAAACTTCTATTGACTTGAAACAGAACCTTACAACGTTACATTTCGGCTAATCAATTTCTTATTAACACGTCCCCACGTGTGCTCATTCCCGGCGTACATCGATACCATATCTGCGACGTACCCATCTGGTAATGGGATGTTCATGACTCAGTAGGATAGATGGAAAAACTTCTCGTGGCTTAAAACAGAAGCTTACAACCTTACATTCGGCTAATTAATCATATGTAGCCATCCGTGGTGAATTGTTGATTAGCCGAAAATTTACGTTGTAACGTTGAAACGGTAGACTAGATGAAAAACTTTTGGTGGCTTAGCTTGAAACGGAAGCTTACAACCTTACGTTTCGGCTAATTAACAATATGTGGCCACCCGTGGTGAATTGTTAATTAGCCGAAATGTAAGGTTGTAAGGTTGAAATGGTAGACTAGACGAAAAACTTTTGGTGGCTGAGCTTGAAACAGAAGCTTACAACCTTACGTTTCGGCTAATTAACAATATGTGGCCACCCGTGGTGAATTGTTAATTAGCCGAAATGTAAGGTTGTAAGGTTGAAATGGTAGACTAGACGAAAAACTTTTGGTGGCTTAGCTTGAAACGGAACCTTACAAACTAATACTTATTGCTAAACGACCCGTATTGtaaggaatatacatgtagttaagtgAAGATTCCCTCTGTCTTCTGTGTTCCAAACGTACCTATGGTACCTTACAAAACCGGTCATATTGCAAAACCCTGTGAGTACCCTTGTGAGCAATACCTTTCTAACAGTTTAGATATTTCCAATCCTTGTTAGTTGAGATTTCCCAACTATCAGTTAGTTAATATTTTCCCAGTCCTTGCTCCTTTAAACATTTTGACCTGACGGCTAATTCCCTAGGGAGAGATAATACGACCCCCCCCCCGTGTAGGTTGgttatatttagtcaatcaACGCCTAATGTCCTATCACTGTAAGTGGTTTACAATCAAAATACAGTGAATTATCTAATTTGCTGTCTCGAGGTTTTGGTAGGTTTTTTGGTAGGTTTTGAAATTACCCTTGTTCTACTGTGTCCAATATCTTGCCACTACTGGCCTTTCACTGAAcgcgttaaactttgtactctcaacataatgtatcaTACCATTCTCCGAAAAGGTCATAAAATTGATAAAATTGTGCATGTACGATACGTTCGCTTGGCGATTAAACGTATTGCTTGCATGGCAGAAGAAAATCAGGAAAGAATAGCAGTCGCGGAGGAGTATCTGAGGAGACATGGTCCACACGACAGGGTCTTCAGACGACTCAACCGACTGGTGCAGAAGCAGGTGCAACCCCAGCTGGCCATCACTGTGGTAACAGTTGCCAGGCAACCACGGAACGGTTTAACCGAACCCAGGTACCTGACGCAGGTGGTGACACGGTTGGCGGAGCTACTGGAACACGAGGGAGCCGACGTTGTGTTCCAGGTACACCCGAAGGCTTCTTAGTGTTTGCTATCTCTTGAAATCGTTAGGCATGTGGCATTAAGAAACCGCCGTGTATGAAAAAATTCCTCTCAGCACATCAATCATTTCTCTGCTGTTACTTTATCAATGGTATAGAATTTTATTGTACTTTTTACAATGACACCAAATTTGTCATGATTCTACATTCAAAGATCGAATATCAGAGTTGAGTTCTTCACAAGGAAGGCCGAAATTTCCCTCACCGAATGACGTTGTCATGGGGATGTGGTGCTTTTTGTGGTGACACATTTACGAAACCTGGCATGTTGCGTATTGTACAAATTTAAAGCATTGACTTAATATGAAGTATGGTTTTAAAGGAAGATatacaagcttttcaatgatataacaCATAATGCTAATCATTCAAACCCAACGGACATATGACCAATACACTTTTTTCCTGACCTGCGCTCACTAAGAAGTGTTCGTCTATTGCATTCATGGACAACaaataagctttccaatgatatactgtataatGCAATACATTAGATAaagacttaaaaagaaaatactcAACCAAGATCAACTTTCCGAATTTTCAGTGCTTGGTTTAGTTCTGTTATAACAACATGATTGTAATTGTATGCACAAGTTCAAATGTATCTCTGGCAACTTTCAGGTTTAACCATGGTGTACAATACTTACTTGACAACCTCGTGGTTGAAAAATTTATTAATGTGATGTCATTGACATTTCTACGGTTCATGTCTAGgagttccgtgttgaatttttatttatttatttgatctCCATTCCAATCCATTAGTAATGCCATTCATGTACACTTCCCTGGAGTCGTGCTATTTAACGGTTCACAATATGGACGTTAGCTACAAAGCTTCATACACTCACTAAGCTTGACTAGGATACTACAAACAGTAGTGAGTGTGTGGACCTTATTACCTAATATATAGATAGTTATCCG contains the following coding sequences:
- the LOC136435742 gene encoding uncharacterized protein isoform X2, producing MYYRLAVLYFITYVIVLPLLCSELRYSMYFRYDVTTSRMKHLDRAIEENQERIAVAEEYLRRHGPHDRVFRRLNRLVQKQVQPQLAITVVTVARQPRNGLTEPRYLTQVVTRLAELLEHEGADVVFQVCNVNFPPEAHHEAVFLSKSKRKKRTGSREKSWIIYFV